TGCCCAGCCCCTACCAGCCTTATCCCCACGTCATCCTCACACCTACCTGCATACTTTTCTTGAGTCATATGGAGCTGCTGGTAGCTAGTGCACAAATTTCACACAAGTTGCCCTGCCCCTGCTGTCACCTCTTCTCCCCAGCCCATGTGCATTCTGTATGCTCATCTGGGAAAATCCCCCCAAACACTAAATTTTGATCTTTTGTGTCTGCCTTTCTTCTTGGTTCCCTACAGTAGGTCTTAGGAACTCTGTTGAAGAATGAAATCTATAAGAGCAGGAAAGGAGAGCCCACTGACCAAACTCACCTTAATCTCACTGAAGGTGCCCAGTGTGTGGTCCCATGCAGGCACCAGGTGGTGCAGGACACTATCTAGGATCTTGATGAATCTGCGATGGTGGATAAAGATAATGACAGCTAAAGAGAGTTTGGCATAGATGTAAGACTCCCCAACTCTCCACACATTGGGACTGAAGGTAGGGTCAGGAGCTGCTCTGACTTTTAGAGCAGAACAGCTTACACTGAGGCCTGatccacacagacacacaaagctgaaggaagggggaagggaatgGCCTGCAGGCCCAGGACCAGTCACCTCTGCAGGAGGACAGCTCTACGGTACAGTACTTCTGGATCAGTGCCTTCTAGGCGTGGATATCGCACCAGACTGGCTGGCTGGAAGAGGTCTGCATTCAACCCTAGTTCCCGCTGTCTTGATGACTTGATCTTGACCCCTCGAAGACGAACATCGATGCCATCATCTGGGCAAGGGATCAGAGTGAGGTCATTTACTGAACTTGCTGCCTTCTTGGCCCTGAGATCAGGGAATGGCTCCTTTAATGCTCAGCCTTTTGTCATCCTATGACTTGGAACCTTAGGAATCCTATTCTATCACCTGGTTCTTCGCTACACCTCTATAATGCTGGCATGCTTGAATGTCTCAACTTCTCTTCTAGGTGAGTCCAACCACTCCTATGGTTTTAAGGCTATAGGTTTATATGACACCTCTCAATTGGCTCTGGCCCCACACCTTCAAATCCTGGAGTTAGTCCAGCCATCATCTCATCCCTCTTTATCTTCCAGGCCCATCCCTTTCTCTCCACACTGTCAGCTTGCCCACATCTACACCCAGgggcttcttttccttttttttttttttttacacattaaaaaaaattggtgcattataattatacataagagTGGGATTTGtaacatatttgtacatatacatgatataatgatataatttggtcaatattgtTCCCCAGTCCCTTTCTCTTACAGTCTTTAGACTCACCTCGGCACTCCACAATGCGGATCTCGATGATTGGCAAGTGGACTGTCATGTCCTCCAAGACGCAGACATCCCCAATTAGGGTCCTGAGGAGATGGGTGTGAGGCACTTCAGACAGTCCATGCCTCAGGCCTTTAGGGATTGCTGGGATCCCACCCAAGTTTAAGCATCCAAGCTGGACCAGGTCCCATTGCTAAGATCACATCCCACCTCCTACCCCAGGCCGGCCTGCTCACTCGTCAATGCTCACGTCACTCAACTTCTTCAGGTTGTCCCCTTCGCCCCCATAGACTACCACTCGCTTAGGCATAAAGTTGTCATCTGTGGTATCCACTGTGAGTAGCAGCTTCCTATAGGGTCAGAGTGTGCACTGAGTCTCTATGCACCCACAGGCACATGAGTCACCCAACCCAGGTCTGTTCAGAGCCTACTCACTTGACAATGGTGCCCTTCTTCATAGTAAGCCGTACCCAGTGCTGGCACTGGGACCCATCACTCTCCCAGTAAGTATCTGCATTGCTGTCCGTCAGGCAGGACACATTGAATTCCTCCTAAGGAGAGACAGAGTGGTGGGGTCAGCTGTTACCCTCACTTCTGCTTTGGGACAGGGAGCAGAAGACAGAAAGCGTAATGAAGATGGGCTAAAAGGGCAACTGATATGGGGTAAAGGTGTGATTAGGGTAAGGTAGGAGGGAGTCTAGGGGTTCCTATAGGACTTCCAAGATGGGGAGCTGGACTGAGTGTGGCCCTGGTTTGGAGGTGGGAAATCTGGATCTAACCTTGAGGGATGTGACTATATTTTGCCTCAAGAGGGAGGAGTCCCAGCACCCACCGTGTAGGAGGACACGTCTATGCTCTCCACATACTGCTTCACGCTACCCAGGTTCTCATCCTCCTTGCCCAGGTGGTCATACAAGAAGTGGATCAGGTCCTCGTCGCACTCGTAGGTCCATGTTGGGGGCACATAGCTAAGCAACCCCAAGCCCCTAATTAGGCTGGGCCCAGACTTGGAGCTCCCTCCTCCCCATCTGGTACAGCTCACTCACAGTAGCCTTTGTACAGCTTCAGTGTATGCCTCAGCTGGTTGAGGCCTTGATCCCAGGCGATGTGAGTATGTCAGGTCCACCACCTGTTCCCATCTGTGGGTACACAGttgagggtgggtgggtggaaagGCATAAGTGGACAGCAGGATATCACCAGCAGGATCTGGAACCTTCTCCAGAGCTCTAGCTCCTTGCCTCCATAAGCTCTATGCCAACTCCCTCAGGTCCTGTTCCTTTCTGCTCTTAATGCTACCTCCATTTCAAAATCCTCCCCCGCTAATCCCCACACCTGGTCCCAGTCCCTCATTGCCCGATATCCGATAGCAAGCCCTGCCCCTTCAAGTGCAGGACCTGAGCACTGGTCGGTAGTCCACGCCAAAGAGCTGCTGCTGCCGCTGGAGGTGGTCAGGAGTGTCGATGGGTACAAGGCGGGCCCCGCCCTCCGCTGGGCGGCATACCAGCAGCCAGCCTTCGTCCAGTCCGCAGTCACCCAGGTGTTCCGCCAGCTGCTCCTGCAGGGACCGCCAGATGGGGACAGCCTTCAGGGAACTGCTCAGCTGCTCgccctgcccagcccagggtAAAGGGCGCTGAATACAGTGCCAGCTCAATATAGGGCAGGAAAGGGGAACGGAGTCGTTTCTGGACGCGGAGATCTTTTGAGGAGCCTCGGGTAGGCCAGAGCTTACCTTGGTCAGTTTTACCCAGAGACCATGGCCGTTGCATAGCTCCTCGCCCGTGGTGCGCACGCAGGCGCCGCGCCGAAGTTCGATGCTGTCACGGGCTGCGCGAAGGGGCCCAGAGGCGGTTCCAGGGGCTGGGCCCGAGGCACCCACACGCAGCCCTAGGCCCTCTGCCTCCCACACCGGCAGCATCACGCGCGACGGTCCTGCCGGGTCCTTGTAAAGCTTGTACAGCACCTCTCGCGGCACGAAAGCCAGCGCTGCCGGCAGCGGTCGCCCAGCGCGGAGGCTCCGTGCTGCCTCCGCCAAGAAGCGCACGCGACCCAGCAGCTGCCTTGGGGACTCTAGCGCCGCGCCCGGGCCAGGGCCTGCCATGGCGAACTAGCTGAGGGACACTAGGAGTAATTCTGCCCTGGGAGCACCAGCCGCGACCACAGCAGAGCTTCCCACCACGCCCTGCTCCGCCTTCGGCCAACCTTCGCCGTATGTTCTAGACTAAGCGCATCCTACACTTTTGCTGTATAATCCTGAGTACTCCGATGGTCAATGCAATTACATGTACATCTGTGTCCTCCCGGGAACCCAGC
This region of Ictidomys tridecemlineatus isolate mIctTri1 chromosome 11, mIctTri1.hap1, whole genome shotgun sequence genomic DNA includes:
- the Hectd3 gene encoding E3 ubiquitin-protein ligase HECTD3; translated protein: MAGPGPGAALESPRQLLGRVRFLAEAARSLRAGRPLPAALAFVPREVLYKLYKDPAGPSRVMLPVWEAEGLGLRVGASGPAPGTASGPLRAARDSIELRRGACVRTTGEELCNGHGLWVKLTKEQLAEHLGDCGLDEGWLLVCRPAEGGARLVPIDTPDHLQRQQQLFGVDYRPVLRWEQVVDLTYSHRLGSRPQPAEAYTEAVQRLLYVPPTWTYECDEDLIHFLYDHLGKEDENLGSVKQYVESIDVSSYTEEFNVSCLTDSNADTYWESDGSQCQHWVRLTMKKGTIVKKLLLTVDTTDDNFMPKRVVVYGGEGDNLKKLSDVSIDETLIGDVCVLEDMTVHLPIIEIRIVECRDDGIDVRLRGVKIKSSRQRELGLNADLFQPASLVRYPRLEGTDPEVLYRRAVLLQRFIKILDSVLHHLVPAWDHTLGTFSEIKQVKQFLLLSRQRPSLVAQCLRDSESSKPSFMPRLYINRRLAMEHRACPSRDPACKNAVFTQVYEGLKPSDKYEKPLDYRWPMRYDQWWECKFIAEGIIDQGGGFRDSLADMSEELCPSSADTPVPLPFFVRTANQGNGTGEARDMYVPNPSCRDFAKYEWIGQLMGAALRGKEFLVLALPGFVWKQLSGEEVSWSKDFPAVDSVLVKLLEVMEGMDKETFEFKFGKELTFTTVLSDQQVVELIPGGTGIIVGYEDRCRFIQLVQKARLEESKEQVAAMQAGLLKVVPQAVLDLLTWQELEKKVCGDPEVTVDALRKLTRFEDFEPSDTRVQYFWEALNNFTNEDRSRFLRFVTGRSRLPARIYIYPDKLGYETTDALPESSTCSSTLFLPHYVSAKVCEEKLRYAAYNCVAIDTDMSPWEE